From the Myxococcales bacterium genome, one window contains:
- a CDS encoding dynamin family protein, which produces MLLDQHQHTKLAVLTRYRELADVADAVGMTTLARDIRVNRVPKLEGERFHIVVLGEFNHGKSTFVNALLGLDVLPTGITPTTAAINQVLYADQPHARVVLNTGDDVDLTPSEIREWVTVTGGHASEVAYVELGYPCDILKDNVVLVDTPGVNDLNDQRAEVTYGYVPRADAVLFLLDAGQALKDSERTFLASHMLDGTRERLIFVLGKMDLLSDDERAAVTAYVKDGVAKLAPGAPVFPLSARSWLIRKDDDSGMPTLMAHLKTFLAGDRARILLDNAAVDAARTAGYLEQNLNVRQKAWSLTIEQLEERVALVRQQLDASKKTLDELHIRIEADANAIQSHVGADLDAFAQGFVTALVPQLDAVDADDIKRYLPAFIEDKFKEWAELEGAKLAAMLERLAEDVITITNQNVAAASAALAERLGPDDARIDIDVDSFKYDVGVYALGALGGVMIFVNVLAGGLLTLAAPILAIVLKSKIAGDIRAQAKEKVPGAIFHAATAMRPHFDKCIDDFATRLREFVTTAGNSLYKGISEVLQRTISDRREHGGEAEELQAATAEQIAQVSAMRIGLGELRTDLWKLPPGANDD; this is translated from the coding sequence ATGCTCCTCGACCAGCACCAGCACACCAAGCTCGCCGTCCTCACCCGCTACCGCGAGCTCGCGGACGTCGCCGACGCGGTCGGGATGACCACGCTGGCCCGGGACATCCGGGTCAACCGCGTGCCCAAGCTCGAGGGCGAGCGCTTCCACATCGTCGTGCTCGGCGAGTTCAACCACGGCAAGTCGACGTTCGTGAACGCGCTGCTCGGCCTCGACGTGCTGCCCACCGGCATCACGCCGACGACCGCGGCGATCAACCAGGTCCTGTACGCGGACCAGCCGCACGCGCGGGTCGTGCTGAACACCGGCGACGACGTCGACCTGACGCCGTCGGAGATCCGCGAGTGGGTCACCGTGACCGGCGGCCACGCCAGCGAGGTGGCGTACGTCGAGCTCGGCTACCCGTGCGACATCCTCAAGGACAACGTCGTCCTGGTCGACACCCCCGGCGTCAACGACCTCAACGACCAGCGGGCCGAGGTCACGTACGGCTACGTGCCGCGCGCCGACGCGGTGCTGTTCCTGCTCGACGCCGGCCAGGCGCTCAAGGACAGCGAGCGCACGTTCCTGGCCTCGCACATGCTCGACGGCACCCGCGAGCGGCTGATCTTCGTGCTCGGCAAGATGGACCTGCTGAGCGACGACGAGCGCGCCGCGGTCACCGCCTACGTCAAGGACGGCGTCGCCAAGCTGGCGCCGGGGGCGCCGGTGTTCCCGCTGTCGGCGCGGTCGTGGCTGATCCGCAAGGACGACGACAGCGGCATGCCGACGCTGATGGCGCACCTGAAGACGTTCCTGGCCGGCGACCGCGCCCGGATCCTGCTCGACAACGCCGCGGTCGACGCCGCCCGCACCGCCGGCTACCTCGAGCAGAACCTGAACGTGCGCCAGAAGGCGTGGTCGCTGACGATCGAGCAGCTCGAGGAGCGGGTCGCGCTGGTGCGGCAGCAGCTCGACGCGTCGAAGAAGACGCTCGACGAGCTCCACATCCGGATCGAGGCCGACGCCAACGCCATCCAGTCCCACGTCGGCGCCGATCTCGACGCGTTCGCCCAGGGCTTCGTCACGGCGCTGGTGCCGCAGCTCGACGCGGTCGACGCCGACGACATCAAGCGCTACCTGCCGGCGTTCATCGAGGACAAGTTCAAGGAGTGGGCCGAGCTCGAGGGCGCCAAGCTGGCGGCGATGCTCGAGCGCCTGGCCGAGGACGTCATCACGATCACCAACCAGAACGTGGCCGCGGCCTCGGCGGCGCTGGCCGAGCGGCTCGGCCCCGACGACGCCCGGATCGACATCGACGTCGACAGCTTCAAGTACGACGTCGGCGTCTACGCGCTCGGCGCGCTCGGCGGCGTGATGATCTTCGTCAACGTCCTCGCCGGCGGCCTGCTGACCCTGGCGGCGCCGATCCTGGCGATCGTCCTCAAGTCGAAGATCGCCGGCGACATCCGGGCCCAGGCCAAGGAGAAGGTGCCCGGCGCGATCTTCCACGCCGCCACGGCGATGCGGCCGCACTTCGACAAGTGCATCGACGACTTCGCGACCCGGCTGCGCGAGTTCGTCACGACCGCCGGCAACTCGCTCTACAAGGGCATCTCCGAGGTGCTGCAGCGGACGATCAGCGATCGGCGCGAGCACGGCGGCGAGGCCGAGGAGCTGCAGGCCGCGACCGCCGAGCAGATCGCCCAGGTCAGCGCGATGCGCATCGGCCTGGGCGAGCTCCGCACCGATCTGTGGAAGCTGCCGCCCGGCGCGAACGACGACTGA
- a CDS encoding M48 family metallopeptidase: MIDFDFARYVNERRGEVVHRAYTGASYAFAGERKLRRSFIGARPVTMAIEATARLWNDRARAELLAEAAKASESAPRIWAAAKRAAAGLGLDTPSVYVAPVGWSAALATLGTDEQPYVVVRTDLPATLTDDELAAAIGHQLGHIQNGHVPYVTALHYVSHAAAMFVRWMVQPATMALRAWARRAEITCDRAALLATRDLEATLRMMVKLAMGDAAVDFDVAAYLREPPATKGLGRLTEMFRAHPLLPKRIAALRAFAEGALYAQHRGAPTDDKPSTDAIDKQVSDLLSLF, from the coding sequence ATGATCGACTTCGACTTCGCCCGCTACGTCAACGAGCGACGTGGCGAGGTCGTCCACCGCGCCTACACCGGCGCGAGCTACGCGTTCGCCGGCGAGCGCAAGCTCCGGCGGTCGTTCATCGGCGCGCGCCCGGTGACCATGGCGATCGAGGCGACCGCGCGGTTGTGGAACGACCGCGCCCGGGCCGAGCTCCTGGCCGAGGCGGCCAAGGCGTCCGAGAGCGCGCCCCGGATCTGGGCCGCGGCCAAGCGCGCGGCCGCCGGCCTGGGCCTCGACACGCCGTCGGTCTACGTCGCCCCGGTCGGCTGGTCGGCGGCGCTGGCCACGCTCGGCACCGACGAGCAGCCCTACGTGGTCGTCCGCACCGATCTGCCCGCGACCCTGACCGACGACGAGCTGGCCGCGGCCATCGGCCACCAGCTCGGGCACATCCAGAACGGCCACGTCCCGTACGTGACCGCGCTGCACTACGTCAGCCACGCCGCCGCGATGTTCGTGCGCTGGATGGTGCAGCCGGCGACGATGGCGCTGCGGGCCTGGGCCCGGCGCGCCGAGATCACCTGCGATCGGGCCGCGCTCCTGGCGACCCGCGATCTCGAGGCCACGCTGCGGATGATGGTCAAGCTGGCGATGGGCGACGCGGCGGTCGACTTCGACGTGGCCGCGTACCTGCGCGAGCCCCCGGCCACCAAGGGCCTCGGCCGCCTGACCGAGATGTTCCGCGCGCACCCGCTCCTGCCCAAGCGGATCGCGGCGCTGCGGGCGTTCGCCGAGGGCGCGCTCTACGCCCAGCACCGCGGCGCGCCGACCGACGACAAGCCCTCGACCGACGCCATCGACAAGCAGGTCTCCGATCTGCTGAGCCTGTTCTAG
- a CDS encoding flippase-like domain-containing protein produces the protein MASARRIVTLVLAVAAVIAALTLVGDVRQVRDRLDGFAWGTFGAALALALGNYVLRFLRWHGYLRTRALVVPVGTSALVFVAGFSMAVTPGKLGELIKSYLLRRLVGTPIAASAAVVIAERVSDLIALMCLAAIGVALYGVAVKVVVACGAVIALGLAFILWRALGVWFIELVTTPKRLARLRPRLLEVYDGLAALAQPRVLAWSTLLSVAAWACEGLGFALIVGGFPGASVGIGLALLIYAATTIAGALSFLPGGLGVTEGAMTLLLVANATGVDRGTATAATILTRLATLWFAVVLGLVALVIARRRAGPDPA, from the coding sequence GTGGCCAGCGCGCGCCGGATCGTCACGCTCGTGCTCGCGGTGGCCGCCGTCATCGCCGCGCTGACGCTCGTCGGCGACGTCCGGCAGGTCCGCGATCGCCTCGACGGGTTCGCCTGGGGCACCTTCGGCGCGGCCCTGGCCCTGGCCCTGGGCAACTACGTCCTGCGGTTCCTGCGCTGGCACGGCTACTTGCGCACCCGGGCGCTGGTCGTGCCGGTCGGCACCAGCGCGCTGGTGTTCGTGGCCGGCTTCAGCATGGCCGTCACGCCCGGCAAGCTCGGCGAGCTGATCAAGAGCTACCTCTTGCGCCGGCTCGTGGGCACGCCGATCGCCGCGAGCGCCGCGGTGGTCATCGCCGAGCGCGTCAGCGATCTGATCGCGCTCATGTGCCTGGCCGCGATCGGCGTCGCGCTCTACGGCGTCGCGGTCAAGGTGGTGGTCGCGTGCGGCGCGGTGATCGCGCTCGGGCTGGCGTTCATCCTGTGGCGCGCGCTGGGCGTGTGGTTCATCGAGCTGGTGACCACGCCGAAGCGACTGGCCCGGCTGCGCCCGCGGCTGCTCGAGGTCTACGACGGCCTCGCCGCGCTGGCCCAGCCGCGCGTCCTGGCGTGGTCGACGCTGCTGTCGGTGGCGGCGTGGGCCTGCGAGGGCCTGGGCTTCGCGCTGATCGTCGGCGGCTTCCCGGGCGCGTCGGTCGGCATCGGCCTGGCGCTCCTGATCTACGCCGCGACCACGATCGCCGGCGCGCTCAGCTTCCTGCCCGGCGGCCTCGGGGTCACCGAGGGCGCGATGACCCTGCTCCTGGTCGCCAACGCCACCGGCGTCGATCGCGGCACCGCCACCGCCGCGACGATCCTGACCCGCCTCGCGACCTTGTGGTTCGCCGTCGTGCTGGGCTTGGTGGCGCTGGTGATCGCCCGCCGCCGCGCCGGGCCGGACCCGGCCTGA
- a CDS encoding response regulator produces the protein MPNAKTLLVVDDDPEIVTMLSMRLESRGYKVVTASDGKEALAEAKRRRPALIILDVMMPSKNGWEVARALKQDPVTESIKVIMLTAIGANVNELTSPLYGADAYFDKPFDFTQLEAKIAELLA, from the coding sequence ATGCCGAACGCCAAGACCCTGCTCGTGGTCGACGACGACCCCGAGATCGTGACGATGCTGTCGATGCGGCTCGAGTCGCGGGGCTACAAGGTCGTGACCGCCAGCGACGGCAAGGAGGCGCTGGCCGAGGCCAAGCGCCGGCGCCCGGCCCTGATCATCCTCGACGTGATGATGCCCAGCAAGAACGGCTGGGAGGTCGCGCGCGCGCTCAAGCAGGACCCGGTCACCGAGTCGATCAAGGTGATCATGCTGACCGCGATCGGCGCCAACGTGAACGAGCTGACGTCGCCCCTGTACGGCGCCGACGCCTACTTCGACAAGCCGTTCGACTTCACCCAGCTCGAGGCCAAGATCGCCGAGCTGCTGGCCTGA
- a CDS encoding FHA domain-containing protein, giving the protein MARGPSSSGRAPAHLSVLAGGAGAGGGLDDLEEDRTTIEPAPTAAADEAPTPIAASSSIEEQWEDGTTVAEQSTSGKRSAVVEESTIEDQARPLPPLHLVKSPQAPDPAAAAKLVVVAGPDQGRVFDLRSGTEVRIGRAVDNDVVLTDIAVSRKHLVLSWDGAAWVVHDNGSGNGTLINDRLEDGRCQLHHADRVEIGNTVFRFDHLPSAHQPSLAGWGQQEEEAATVAGKPPVRASHVAAAAVVEPPRHRPASVTAPVRDRAPARARPATTPPPPPMRGRPATTPPPPPRMTTAAAVAPPPSATPPPRVLSAPIPATLTGAPSAPVAMPMSGPYTAPTMSPGGVSGPLAVPFSAGIRPMTTTAQVEPRAYPSMSPFLAAPPRRGRNRIWIAMGAVALISTVAAGALLGGNDQRATGGSPGTGTDAAVAISGGPGGVTPSPVDVAAGTIDVRAPTRAVTPDLPTPDVAPDVAPDVAPDVAPDRPASDVAPDVTPDRPSPEGSPAPAVTPTPAPPPPTPTATQPVRTPPPTRVTPPKPVPPKPTRVTPPKPDRARVTSPGSKLDIDTPTAAKPAATTKALAAAAKKAEGQYKSRDFKTAAATLREAIGTSTDSTVKALKARANDYDSIGSNLNAALAMSTSRSTEALSAYKKALAADRRVGSEHQQFMRNKIAEVAPKAAASYMAKQNYELAKSAADDAVNVGAGGSAMIEGVRRSLESRAGEFYGTALKLQKSKPEDAKSLARRIVKMVPSSSPWYAKALKLLSAASSGRDDDE; this is encoded by the coding sequence ATGGCACGTGGTCCGAGCTCGTCAGGCCGTGCCCCGGCGCACCTGTCTGTGCTCGCGGGCGGCGCGGGTGCGGGCGGGGGCCTCGACGATCTCGAGGAGGATCGCACCACGATCGAGCCGGCGCCGACCGCGGCCGCCGACGAGGCGCCGACGCCGATCGCCGCCTCGAGCTCGATCGAGGAGCAGTGGGAGGACGGCACCACGGTCGCCGAGCAGTCGACCTCGGGCAAGCGCAGCGCGGTGGTCGAGGAGTCGACCATCGAGGATCAGGCGCGGCCGCTGCCGCCGCTGCACCTGGTGAAGTCGCCGCAGGCGCCCGACCCCGCCGCCGCCGCGAAGCTGGTAGTCGTGGCCGGGCCCGATCAGGGCCGCGTGTTCGACCTGCGCTCGGGCACCGAGGTCCGCATCGGCCGCGCCGTCGACAACGACGTGGTCCTCACCGACATCGCGGTGTCGCGCAAGCACCTGGTGCTGTCGTGGGACGGCGCCGCGTGGGTCGTCCACGACAACGGCTCCGGCAACGGCACGCTGATCAACGATCGGCTCGAGGACGGCCGCTGCCAGCTCCACCACGCCGACCGGGTCGAGATCGGCAACACCGTCTTCCGGTTCGATCACCTACCGAGCGCGCACCAGCCGTCGCTCGCCGGATGGGGCCAGCAGGAGGAGGAGGCCGCGACCGTCGCGGGCAAGCCGCCGGTCCGCGCGTCCCACGTCGCCGCCGCCGCCGTGGTCGAGCCGCCCCGCCACCGGCCAGCGTCGGTGACCGCGCCGGTGCGTGATCGCGCACCGGCGCGCGCGCGCCCCGCCACCACGCCGCCGCCGCCGCCGATGCGCGGCCGCCCCGCCACCACGCCACCGCCGCCGCCACGCATGACCACCGCGGCGGCGGTCGCGCCGCCGCCATCCGCCACGCCGCCGCCGCGGGTGTTGAGCGCGCCGATCCCGGCGACGCTCACCGGCGCGCCCTCGGCCCCAGTGGCGATGCCGATGTCGGGGCCGTACACCGCACCGACGATGTCGCCCGGCGGCGTCTCGGGCCCGCTCGCGGTGCCGTTCTCGGCGGGCATCCGCCCCATGACCACGACCGCGCAGGTCGAGCCGCGGGCGTACCCGTCGATGTCGCCGTTCCTGGCGGCGCCGCCCCGCCGCGGCCGCAACCGCATCTGGATCGCGATGGGCGCCGTCGCGTTGATCTCGACGGTGGCTGCCGGTGCCCTCCTCGGCGGAAACGACCAGCGCGCGACCGGCGGCAGCCCCGGGACCGGCACCGATGCCGCGGTCGCGATCAGCGGCGGCCCCGGCGGGGTCACCCCGAGCCCCGTCGATGTGGCGGCGGGGACCATCGACGTCCGGGCGCCGACGCGCGCCGTCACTCCCGATCTGCCGACCCCCGACGTCGCCCCCGACGTCGCCCCAGACGTCGCCCCAGACGTCGCCCCAGACCGGCCGGCCTCCGACGTCGCCCCCGACGTCACACCCGACCGGCCGTCCCCCGAGGGCTCCCCTGCCCCCGCCGTCACGCCGACGCCCGCACCGCCACCTCCGACGCCCACGGCGACGCAGCCGGTGCGGACGCCGCCGCCCACGCGGGTCACGCCACCCAAGCCCGTCCCACCGAAGCCGACGCGGGTCACGCCACCCAAGCCCGACCGCGCGCGGGTCACCTCGCCGGGGAGCAAGCTCGACATCGACACGCCCACCGCGGCCAAGCCAGCGGCCACCACCAAGGCCTTGGCCGCCGCCGCCAAGAAGGCCGAGGGCCAGTACAAGTCCCGCGACTTCAAGACCGCCGCGGCCACGCTCCGCGAGGCGATCGGTACGTCCACCGACTCGACGGTCAAGGCCCTCAAGGCCCGCGCCAACGACTACGACTCGATCGGCTCGAACCTCAACGCCGCGCTGGCGATGAGCACGTCGCGCTCGACCGAGGCGCTGTCGGCGTACAAGAAGGCGCTGGCGGCCGATCGTCGCGTCGGCAGCGAGCACCAGCAGTTCATGCGCAACAAGATCGCCGAGGTCGCCCCCAAGGCCGCGGCGTCGTACATGGCCAAGCAGAACTACGAGCTGGCCAAGAGCGCCGCCGACGACGCCGTCAACGTCGGCGCCGGCGGCAGCGCGATGATCGAGGGCGTGCGGCGCTCGCTCGAGAGCCGCGCCGGGGAGTTCTACGGCACCGCGCTCAAGCTGCAGAAGAGCAAGCCCGAGGACGCCAAGTCCCTGGCGCGCCGGATCGTCAAGATGGTCCCCAGCTCGAGCCCCTGGTACGCCAAGGCGCTCAAGCTGCTCAGCGCCGCGTCGAGCGGCCGCGACGACGACGAATAG
- a CDS encoding bifunctional phosphoribosyl-AMP cyclohydrolase/phosphoribosyl-ATP diphosphatase HisIE yields MPLPEPAWDDRGLAPAIVQDADRGTVLMLAWMNRDAWRLTVDTDLVHFWSRSRQALWKKGETSGHVLRVVELRVDCDHDAILVRVRPDGPTCHTGTTACFFHTAAADDDGAPPAHVVDRLAQVIEERKAATATRSYTRALLDGGVPKILGKIAEEHGELAEELAAPTRDPHKIVHETADLLFHVLVGLAACDVPVADVWHELGRRFGVSGHDEKAARAPKAT; encoded by the coding sequence ATGCCCTTGCCTGAGCCCGCCTGGGACGACCGTGGCCTCGCCCCCGCCATCGTCCAGGACGCCGATCGCGGCACCGTCCTCATGCTCGCGTGGATGAACCGCGACGCGTGGCGACTCACCGTCGACACCGACCTCGTCCACTTCTGGTCGCGCTCGCGCCAGGCCCTGTGGAAGAAGGGCGAGACCTCGGGCCACGTGCTGCGCGTGGTCGAGCTCCGCGTCGACTGCGACCACGACGCCATCCTCGTGCGCGTCCGTCCCGACGGCCCGACCTGTCACACCGGTACGACCGCTTGCTTCTTTCACACCGCCGCGGCTGATGACGACGGCGCGCCACCCGCGCACGTGGTCGATCGGCTGGCCCAGGTGATCGAGGAGCGCAAGGCCGCGACCGCGACACGGAGCTACACGCGCGCGCTGCTCGACGGCGGCGTCCCGAAGATCCTCGGCAAGATCGCCGAGGAGCACGGCGAGCTCGCCGAGGAGCTGGCGGCGCCGACCCGCGACCCGCACAAGATCGTCCACGAGACCGCCGACCTCTTGTTCCACGTGCTGGTCGGGCTGGCCGCGTGCGACGTCCCGGTCGCCGACGTCTGGCACGAGCTCGGGCGCCGGTTCGGCGTCAGCGGTCACGACGAGAAGGCCGCGCGCGCGCCCAAGGCGACGTGA
- a CDS encoding pirin family protein, with product MAGMPEFDVKPLGFPWVTADPFLFCVHHRDAYPRGDARMAPATPLTGRALGSDFSGQDGWSMYHGEVVPGFPAHPHRGFETVTIARRGFIDHSDSLGATARFGGGDVQWLTAGRGVVHCEMFPLLEREQDNPAELFQIWLNLPRASKMAEPHFTMLWHDTIPRRTITDGAGRTSELVLVAGDPESPPPPPASWAADPASGVAIWTLAMTPGAEVTLPAGPAGARRALYFFAGAGATVDGTAVPSERALSWAHAPAVTIVNGDAPAELLMLQGRPIGEPVVQYGPFVMNSAQEIHQAFADYRRTQFGGWPWPTPDPVHARDAGRFARRPDGSVERR from the coding sequence ATGGCGGGCATGCCCGAGTTCGACGTCAAGCCGCTGGGGTTCCCGTGGGTGACCGCGGATCCGTTCCTCTTCTGCGTCCACCACCGCGACGCCTACCCGCGCGGTGACGCGCGCATGGCGCCGGCGACGCCGCTGACCGGGCGCGCGCTCGGCTCCGACTTCAGCGGCCAGGACGGCTGGAGCATGTACCACGGCGAGGTCGTGCCCGGCTTCCCGGCCCACCCGCACCGCGGCTTCGAGACCGTGACGATCGCCCGGCGCGGGTTCATCGATCACTCCGACTCGCTGGGCGCGACCGCGCGCTTCGGCGGCGGCGACGTGCAGTGGCTCACCGCCGGCCGCGGCGTCGTCCACTGCGAGATGTTCCCGCTGCTCGAGCGCGAGCAGGACAACCCGGCCGAGCTGTTCCAGATCTGGCTCAACTTGCCGCGCGCCAGCAAGATGGCGGAGCCGCACTTCACGATGCTGTGGCACGACACGATCCCGCGGCGGACGATCACCGACGGTGCCGGGCGCACCAGCGAGCTGGTGCTCGTGGCCGGCGATCCCGAGTCGCCGCCGCCGCCGCCAGCGTCGTGGGCGGCCGATCCCGCCAGCGGCGTGGCGATCTGGACCCTGGCGATGACGCCGGGCGCCGAGGTGACGCTGCCGGCCGGACCGGCCGGCGCCCGCCGCGCGCTCTACTTCTTCGCCGGCGCCGGCGCCACCGTCGACGGCACCGCGGTGCCGAGCGAGCGCGCGCTGTCGTGGGCGCACGCGCCGGCGGTGACGATCGTCAACGGCGACGCGCCGGCCGAGTTGCTCATGCTGCAGGGCCGCCCGATCGGCGAGCCGGTGGTGCAGTACGGCCCGTTCGTCATGAACTCGGCCCAGGAGATCCACCAGGCCTTCGCTGACTATCGGCGCACGCAGTTCGGCGGCTGGCCGTGGCCGACGCCCGACCCGGTGCACGCCCGCGACGCCGGCCGGTTCGCGCGCCGCCCCGACGGCTCGGTCGAGCGACGGTAG
- the hisF gene encoding imidazole glycerol phosphate synthase subunit HisF encodes MLARRVIPCLDVKDGRVVKGTAFVDLRDAGDPVEQAQRYDAEGADEICFLDISASPDGKATIVDVVERTAACVFVPLTVGGGVRAVADVEALLLAGADKVSINTAALHTPGLIDEAAARFGDQAIVVAVDAKRRGDGTWEVYSHGGRTPVGRDALAWCREVAARGAGEILLTSMDQDGSRAGYDLKLVRAVVDAVSVPVIASGGVGTLAHLADGLAVGGADAVLAASIFHYGHHTIAEAKAYLASRYLPVRVV; translated from the coding sequence ATGCTGGCGCGCCGGGTCATCCCCTGCCTCGACGTCAAGGACGGCCGCGTCGTCAAGGGCACCGCGTTCGTCGACCTGCGCGACGCCGGCGACCCGGTCGAGCAGGCCCAGCGCTACGACGCCGAGGGCGCCGACGAGATCTGCTTCCTCGACATCTCGGCCTCGCCTGACGGCAAGGCCACGATCGTCGACGTCGTCGAGCGCACCGCCGCGTGCGTGTTCGTGCCGCTGACCGTGGGCGGCGGCGTGCGCGCGGTCGCCGACGTCGAGGCGCTCTTGCTGGCCGGCGCCGACAAGGTCTCGATCAACACCGCGGCGCTGCACACGCCCGGGCTGATCGACGAGGCCGCCGCCCGCTTCGGCGATCAGGCGATCGTGGTCGCGGTCGACGCCAAGCGCCGCGGCGACGGCACCTGGGAGGTCTACAGCCACGGCGGCCGCACGCCGGTCGGCCGGGACGCGCTGGCCTGGTGCCGCGAGGTCGCCGCGCGCGGCGCCGGCGAGATCCTGCTGACCAGCATGGACCAGGACGGCTCGCGCGCCGGCTACGACCTCAAGCTGGTGCGCGCCGTCGTCGACGCGGTGTCGGTGCCGGTGATCGCCTCGGGCGGCGTCGGCACGCTCGCGCACCTGGCCGACGGCCTCGCGGTCGGCGGCGCCGACGCGGTCCTGGCGGCGTCGATCTTCCACTACGGCCACCACACGATCGCTGAGGCCAAGGCCTACCTGGCCAGCCGCTACCTGCCCGTCCGGGTGGTGTGA
- the hisA gene encoding 1-(5-phosphoribosyl)-5-[(5-phosphoribosylamino)methylideneamino]imidazole-4-carboxamide isomerase, protein MKIIPAIDLLGGKAVRLREGRRDDVTVYREHPEELVGELVAGGAERIHVVDLDGAFDGARRHADVIARVCAASPVPVQVGGGIRDAATARAVLDAGAAAVVLGTAAVKAPAMVRALCEALPGRVVVAVDAKDGVVAVEGWVEAADVTAVELGRQAAAWGAAALLYTDVARDGTGAGPNVAATAALAAAVSIDVIASGGVATLDHLRALAAAGLGSVVVGRALYDARFTLAEAIAAGREGT, encoded by the coding sequence ATGAAGATCATCCCCGCGATCGACCTCCTCGGCGGCAAGGCCGTGCGCCTGCGCGAGGGCCGGCGCGACGACGTCACCGTCTACCGCGAGCACCCCGAGGAGCTGGTCGGCGAGCTGGTCGCCGGCGGCGCCGAGCGCATCCACGTGGTCGACCTCGACGGCGCCTTCGACGGCGCCCGCCGCCACGCCGACGTGATCGCGCGGGTGTGCGCGGCCAGCCCGGTGCCGGTGCAGGTCGGCGGCGGCATCCGCGACGCCGCGACCGCGCGCGCGGTGCTCGACGCCGGCGCCGCGGCCGTGGTGCTGGGGACCGCGGCGGTCAAGGCCCCGGCGATGGTGCGCGCGCTGTGCGAGGCGCTGCCAGGCCGGGTCGTCGTCGCGGTCGACGCCAAGGACGGCGTGGTCGCGGTCGAGGGCTGGGTCGAGGCCGCCGACGTGACCGCGGTCGAGCTGGGCCGCCAGGCCGCGGCCTGGGGCGCGGCCGCGCTGCTCTACACCGACGTCGCGCGCGACGGCACCGGCGCCGGCCCCAACGTCGCGGCCACGGCCGCGCTCGCCGCCGCGGTGTCGATCGACGTGATCGCCTCGGGCGGCGTGGCCACGCTCGATCACCTGCGGGCGCTGGCCGCCGCGGGGCTGGGCTCGGTCGTCGTCGGCCGCGCGCTCTACGACGCGCGCTTCACCCTGGCCGAGGCGATCGCCGCCGGCCGCGAGGGCACCTGA
- the hisH gene encoding imidazole glycerol phosphate synthase subunit HisH — protein MIAIVDVCGGNLRSVAKALATVGGDVVVTRDPDVVAAATKVVVPGQGAFAPFMRGLVERGLEAPIRTAIDQGVPYLGICLGLQVLFDESEEHGPVRGLALVPGKVVRFRPTDHAIKVPHMGWNRIVQHAPDPLLRDLDAQTHYYFVHSFYAVPDDPALVVLSSDHGAPFCAAIRAGNVFACQFHPEKSQRAGLDLLAAFVAS, from the coding sequence GTGATCGCGATCGTCGACGTGTGCGGCGGCAACCTGCGCTCGGTCGCCAAGGCGCTGGCCACGGTCGGCGGCGACGTGGTCGTCACCCGCGATCCCGACGTGGTCGCGGCCGCGACCAAGGTGGTCGTGCCCGGTCAGGGCGCGTTCGCGCCGTTCATGCGCGGCCTGGTCGAGCGCGGCCTCGAGGCGCCGATCCGCACGGCGATCGATCAGGGCGTGCCGTACCTGGGCATCTGCCTGGGGCTGCAGGTGCTGTTCGACGAGAGCGAGGAGCACGGCCCGGTGCGCGGGCTGGCGCTGGTGCCGGGCAAGGTCGTGCGGTTCCGGCCGACCGACCACGCGATCAAGGTGCCGCACATGGGCTGGAACCGGATCGTCCAGCACGCGCCCGATCCGCTGCTGCGCGACCTCGACGCCCAGACCCACTACTACTTCGTGCACTCGTTCTACGCGGTGCCCGACGACCCCGCGCTGGTCGTCTTGTCGAGCGATCACGGCGCGCCGTTCTGCGCGGCGATCCGCGCCGGCAACGTGTTCGCGTGCCAGTTCCACCCCGAGAAGAGCCAGCGCGCCGGGCTCGACCTGCTCGCGGCGTTCGTGGCGTCATGA